A stretch of the Xylocopa sonorina isolate GNS202 chromosome 12, iyXylSono1_principal, whole genome shotgun sequence genome encodes the following:
- the LOC143429853 gene encoding uncharacterized protein LOC143429853, translated as MDISSMLEVQVDEVKETDSKENVTPREQHPSTTNVAPPISQEEFAFYKLLFGNDVSSIRFHRLHCTACDAHIGSAPAEAHNMFEHPVLRTLLCAKCRDFYGDGNFEQGDDATDMFCRWCANGGNLYCCSFCSNTFCYKCIKRNFDPILRKKIEADEKWKCFVCDPTDLYGARATCWALLQHVQALNGLFQNNGKMSKGEIDVKMFSDESKCCPRRKKRKRRRNFSNSEEDESENYVPKQEIQDIIPKRRKRGRKSKFSNGSNVSMSEKHNELSDDSSLDHCEILPSLLSCEQTMVECENATVSGDGRIISQASLNTVCHRVNPPSSTRQPTMYNAPIMNVVSDSNVLQGTPPLTPFRHDAPDSMPEPNQANQMHLYQTVHPTPVPMVTIPNRNINILSRSRFSLPESQYPRIMSRVNVIEVESDTDDVTVVGPSVVGPVSRTFSNNNKAVPVALVSSKNNHATVRRQEVPERRTVKTLNQRLLPHGKEVNDVLSNLLTKFQGLFKETMRDEYKRHDLSDARSLIKQFHREIRGTVTQLACINDRIVREYNKWKRHQTQFSDMGNHKRIKSEEIPLDMTCINESDSDADIGNAEEYSIISPSELVSTANVCSGLNLFKAKNTVDRAVGDHPAALVDKSIQINDAELIDYEKFIRHSTLKLENSTNASTSNIQQFNNQFRSYEECFIEFLQGAYMQDENAELRESNETSLKDLTEANSPFVSEMLEAIDESVTPSRGLSISVRKESDLKPSQVQLGGLITSKAVNNLVKMVSNINDDTDRNTNEVTDNKQGDIETRKKHFPTSGGTCIVNVSEANRQNLSRSIAINSESSNEDDCTIIDD; from the exons ATGGATATCTCGAGTATGCTCGAGGTACAAGTGGACGAAGTTAAAGAGACGGATAGCAAAGAGAACG TAACTCCCAGGGAACAGCATCCAAGCACGACAAATGTTGCACCACCTATTTCTCAGGAAGAATTCGCATTTTACAAGCTGCTCTTTGGCAATg ATGTTTCATCAATAAGGTTTCATAGACTACACTGCACAGCATGCGATGCACACATTGGTTCTGCGCCAGCAGAAGCTCATAATATGTTCGAGCATCCTGTACTACGTACATTATTGTGTGCAAAGTGCAGGGATTTCTATGGAGATGGCAATTTCGAGCAAG GTGATGATGCAACAGATATGTTTTGTAGATGGTGTGCAAATGGTGGCAATTTGTATTGCTGCTCTTTTTGCAGCAATACATTTTGTTACAAATGTATTAAAAGAAATTTTGATCCTATATTAAGAAAAAAGATTGAAGccgatgaaaaatggaaatgtttCGTCTGTGATCCCACAGACTTATATGGAGCAAGAGCAACCTGTTGGGCTCTACTTCAGCATGTCCAAGCACTGAATGG ATTATTCCAAAATAATGGTAAAATGTCTAAAGGAGAAATAGATGTGAAAATGTTCAGTGACGAATCAAAGTGCTGTCCGCGCAGAAAAAAACGTAAGCGGCGTAGAAATTTTTCAAATTCGGAGGAAGACGAAAGTGAGAATTATGTACCTAAACAAGAAATACAGGATATCATTCCTAAACGTAGGAAGCGAGGTCGAAAATCGAAATTCTCTAACGGTAGCAATGTATCAATGTCTGAGAAACATAATGAACTATCAGATGATAGTTCCCTTGATCACTGTGAAATACTGCCTTCCTTGCTGTCGTGTGAACAAACGATGGTAGAATGCGAGAATGCTACTGTTAGTGGGGACGGTAGAATCATTTCACAAGCATCATTAAATACGGTTTGTCATCGAGTGAATCCTCCTTCTAGTACTCGGCAACCAACAATGTACAACGCACCTATTATGAACGTTGTCTCAGATTCTAATGTTTTACAAGGTACACCACCTCTCACTCCTTTTCGACACGATGCACCTGATTCGATGCCTGAACCGAATCAAGCGAATCAAATGCATTTATATCAAACAGTTCATCCTACGCCAGTTCCAATGGTTACCATTCCTAATCGGAATATTAATATTCTGAGTCGATCGCGCTTCTCTTTGCCTGAATCGCAGTACCCGCGTATCATGTCGCGCGTTAACGTTATAGAGGTGGAGAGCGATACTGACGATGTGACAGTCGTTGGTCCATCTGTCGTTGGTCCAGTGTCGCGTACTTT tagtaataataataaagcaGTACCTGTCGCTCTCGTGAGTTCGAAAAACAACCATGCTACCGTGAGGAGACAAGAGGTCCCAGAGAGACGAACCGTGAAAACGTTGAATCAAAGGTTACTTCCCCATGGCAAGGAGGTGAACGACGTTCTATCTAATCTACTAACGAAGTTTCAGGGCCTGTTTAAGGAGACGATGCGAGACGAGTACAAAAGGCACGACCTGTCCGATGCTCGTTCTCTGATCAAACAATTCCATCGCGAAATACGCGGTACTGTGACTCAGTTGGCGTGTATCAATGATAGAATAGTACGGGAGTACAACAAGTGGAAAAGACATCAGACTCAATTTTCGGATATGGGTAATCATAAAAGGATCAAATCTGAGGAAATCCCGCTCGATATGACCTGCATCAATGAATCAGACTCGGATGCTGACATTGGCAACGCAGAAGAGTACAGTATTATAAGCCCATCAGAACTGGTTAGTACTGCAAATGTGTGCAGTggattaaatttatttaaagcGAAAAACACTGTGGACCGAGCGGTAGGTGACCATCCTGCTGCCTTGGTGGATAAATCTATACAGATAAACGATGCAGAATTGATAGATTATGAGAAATTTATCAGGCATTCCACATTAAAATTGGAgaatagtactaatgcttcgacaTCGAATATCCAACAATTTAATAATCAATTTAGAAGCTATGAAGAATGTTTTATTGAATTCTTGCAAGGAGCGTATATGCAAGATGAAAATGCTGAGCTACGAGAATCAAATGAGACCTCATTGAAAGATTTGACAGAAGCTAATTCGCCATTTGTATCTGAAATGCTAGAAGCGATAGACGAGTCAGTTACTCCTAGTAGGGGTTTGAGTATTTCTGTCAGGAAAGAAAGTGACTTGAAACCGTCTCAGGTGCAATTGGGAGGTTTAATTACTAGTAAGGCCGTTAATAATCTTGTGAAAATGGTCAGCAACATAAACGACGATACAGATAGAAACACGAATGAAGTTACTGATAATAAGCAGGGGGACATTGAAACAcgaaaaaaacattttcctACTAGTGGAGGAACTTGTATAGTAAATGTATCAGAAGCAAACAGACAGAATTTGAGCAGAAGTATTGCCATTAACTCTGAGAGCAGCAATGAAGATGACTGTACTATTATTGACGATTAA